From the genome of Alphaproteobacteria bacterium:
AAACTCCGGGTCGGTGCCGACCGACTGGCCGATGGGGACATGATCCACCCGGCCCATGAGGTGCGAGCCGCGGACCAGATTGACGCAGCCATTGTCCCGGTCGGTGGCGTCAATGGCGATCATGCAGGTAAGCATTTCCGGCCTGAGGCAGCCTTCGCGGTACCAGCTTCCATAATCCTGATGCCAGTCCCACGCGCCTTCGCTGTGCGGCTCCTTGAATGATATCTTGGAGTGCCAGTGATAGATGTCCTCGCCGCCCAGCAGATCAGTGGTCATATCCACCACCCGGCGAATACGGGTCATGGTGCCGAGAAGATCTTCGGAATGGCCGCTCCAACCAAACAGCTCCGCCGGCTTGCCGGCGGCGTTGATGACGCCCACACGGCCGTCGCGGAACTCTGTCTCGGTGGTAATGAAGCGATGAAAGATGTCGATCTCCGCCTGGCTGAACAGCGCCGGGATCCGCAGAAAGCCATCGGCCCGCCACGTCGCCATCTGATCCGCCGACAGGCGACGCAGCGGCGGCGGCGACAGGTCGGCAGGAGCCATTTCGGATAGCAAGGTCATGGCGGATCTCCACGGTGTTACGGGCCAGACAGGCGACGGCTCATTAGACCGCCCGGCTAGCCAGTCGGGCAAGGGCAGACGATGTCTTTGTGCCAGCATGTCTGGCCTTTGACGCGCCGCCAACCCACTATACCCCCATGAGCCGAACCCTGAGCGAAACCCTGCAGAATAACGATCCGCCGGCGACCCGGCCGAGCGGCGCCGACGGTACGGCGGCCTTTCGCCTGGTCAGTGATTTTTCCCCGGCCGGCGACCAGCCGCAGGCTATAGAGCAGCTTGTGAACGGCCTGCGCGCCGGCGAACAGGACCAGGTTCTGCTGGGGGTCACCGGGTCGGGAAAGACCTTCACCGTCGCCCACGTCGCCGCCCGGGTCAGGCGGCCATTGCTGGTGCTGGCCCCCAACAAGACCCTGGCCGCCCAGCTCTATGAGGAAATGAAGTCCTTCTTTCCCGACAATGCGGTCGAGTATTTCGTCTCCTACTACGACTACTACCAGCCTGAGGCCTATGTGCCGCGCACCGACACCTATGTGGAGAAGGAAGCCTCGGTCAACGAACAGATCGACCGCATGCGCCATTCGGCGACCCGTGCCCTGCTGGAGCGCAACGATGTGATCATCGTCGCCAGCGTGTCGTGCATATACGGCATCGGTGCGGCGGAAACCTATGCCCGCATGACCATGGAGTTCAAAACCGGTCAGGTGCTGGACCGTGCGCAGACGCTCAAGGGGCTGGTGGAACTGCAATACCGGCGCAACGACACCGATTTCCACCGTGGCACCTTTCGCGCCCGCGGCGATTCCATCGAAATCTACCCGGCCCACTATGAGGATCGTGCCTGGCGCATCAGCCTGTTCGATCAGGAAATCGAGGCCATCCACGAGTTCGACCCGCTGACCGGCGAAAAGACCGCGGTTCTGGAATCGATCCGGGTTTTCCCGAACAGCCACTATGTGACGCCACGGCCGACCTTGCATCAGGCGGTGAAGGAAATCCGCAAGGAACTGGCCGGCCGTCTCGATGAACTGCAGACCACCGGCAAGCTGCTGGAGGCGCAGCGGCTGGAACAGCGCACCAACTTCGATATGGAAATGATCGAGGCCACCGGGTCATGCGCCGGGATTGAGAATTACTCGCGCTATCTGTCCGGCCGCAAGCCAGGCGAGCCGCCGCCGACCCTGTTCGAATACCTGCCGGAAGACGCCATCGTGGTGGTGGATGAGAGCCACATCACCGTGCCGCAGGTGGGCGGCATGTTCCGCGGCGACTATGCACGCAAATCCACCCTGACCGAGTATGGCTTCCGCCTGCCGTCATGCGTCGATAACCGCCCGCTCAAGTTTGAGGAATGGGACCGCATGCGGCCGCAGACCCTGTTCATCTCCGCCACACCAGGCGACTGGGAGCTTGGCCGCACCGGCGGCGCATTCGTGGAGCAGGTGGTGCGGCCGACCGGCCTGGTGGACCCGCCGTGCATCATCCGGCCGACCGCCAACCAGGTGGACGATCTTCTGGCGGAATGCCGCGCCGTGGCGCAGAACGGGCAGCGGGCGCTGGTGACCACCCTGACCAAGCGCATGGCGGAAGACCTGACCGAGTACATGCACGAAGCGGGCATTCGCGTGCGCTATATCCACTCCGACGTTGAGACCCTGGAGCGAATCGAGATCATCCGCGACCTGCGCCTCGGCGCCTTTGACATACTGGTTGGCATCAATCTGCTGCGCGAAGGCCTGGATATTCCCGAATGCGCCCTGGTGGCGATCCTCGACGCCGACAAGGAGGGCTATCTGCGCAGCCGCACGTCCCTCATCCAGACCATCGGCCGGGCGGCGCGCAATCTGGATGGCCGGGTCATTCTTTACGCCGACTCGGTAACCCGCTCCATGGAACAGGCGCTGGAGGAAACCGAACGCCGACGACAACGGCAGCGCGCCTACAACGCCAAGCACGGCATCACGCCGGAAAGCGTGCGCAAGACCATCTCTGACGTTCTGGGCAGCGTATTC
Proteins encoded in this window:
- a CDS encoding phytanoyl-CoA dioxygenase family protein, with amino-acid sequence MTLLSEMAPADLSPPPLRRLSADQMATWRADGFLRIPALFSQAEIDIFHRFITTETEFRDGRVGVINAAGKPAELFGWSGHSEDLLGTMTRIRRVVDMTTDLLGGEDIYHWHSKISFKEPHSEGAWDWHQDYGSWYREGCLRPEMLTCMIAIDATDRDNGCVNLVRGSHLMGRVDHVPIGQSVGTDPEFVEKALGDMELVECDLAPGDAVFFHGNTLHASGANTSDRNRTVLHLSYNTVRNAPFRGFDGHKYVPLQVLDDDTILSGTYRPGVDPANLWGKRSRDWKESRTARNDYGYTVAPPRKAG
- the uvrB gene encoding excinuclease ABC subunit UvrB, with protein sequence MSRTLSETLQNNDPPATRPSGADGTAAFRLVSDFSPAGDQPQAIEQLVNGLRAGEQDQVLLGVTGSGKTFTVAHVAARVRRPLLVLAPNKTLAAQLYEEMKSFFPDNAVEYFVSYYDYYQPEAYVPRTDTYVEKEASVNEQIDRMRHSATRALLERNDVIIVASVSCIYGIGAAETYARMTMEFKTGQVLDRAQTLKGLVELQYRRNDTDFHRGTFRARGDSIEIYPAHYEDRAWRISLFDQEIEAIHEFDPLTGEKTAVLESIRVFPNSHYVTPRPTLHQAVKEIRKELAGRLDELQTTGKLLEAQRLEQRTNFDMEMIEATGSCAGIENYSRYLSGRKPGEPPPTLFEYLPEDAIVVVDESHITVPQVGGMFRGDYARKSTLTEYGFRLPSCVDNRPLKFEEWDRMRPQTLFISATPGDWELGRTGGAFVEQVVRPTGLVDPPCIIRPTANQVDDLLAECRAVAQNGQRALVTTLTKRMAEDLTEYMHEAGIRVRYIHSDVETLERIEIIRDLRLGAFDILVGINLLREGLDIPECALVAILDADKEGYLRSRTSLIQTIGRAARNLDGRVILYADSVTRSMEQALEETERRRQRQRAYNAKHGITPESVRKTISDVLGSVFERDYVTVDLGVGQETIKLGQSLDETLAALEEGMRSAAANLEFEEAARLRDEIRRLEAADLAFRDPTSGRSVGGRGGGRASDGAGDRRAGAQSTGRRRKQRRR